The nucleotide sequence GCTATAGCAGCGAAAGTATCTAAATCGGTGGTATCCAAGGTTATCAACGAAAGGCCCGACGTAGCACCGGAGACAAGGGAAGCGGTCCTAAAGGTGATAAAGGACCTAGGCTATGTCCCCAGCAACAAGGCTCGCAACCTGTCTCTAGGCATAAACAAAGACATCGCTGTGGTCCTTCCGTCGGACAACTCGGTCTACCGAAACCTGCTGTTCTCCCTCTACCGGATACTATCCCCAAAAGGCTACGACCTCTCCTTCCATATAACCGACCACGACGGAGACAGGGAGACGGAGATACTTAGGTCCATAAGGGCCAACAGGCTCATGGGGCTGATCTACTTCATAGACCCCGACGGGGGACATTACAGGGAGAAAGTCATAGCGGGGCTTAACATTCCATCGGTGATACTGGGAGACGGACCGGGGTTCTCCGGTATGGACAGGGTTCTATGCCCCGAATCTGAGATGACCCAGGCCATGGCGGAGATAATCGCCGCACACCGAGGTCGTACCCTATTTCTGTCGATGCCCGAATCCAAAGAGTACCAGAGGAGGAGAAACGACCTTGTAAAGCTCTCCCTAGGTAAAGCGGGATGTCCCCTAAAGGATATCACGTTTTGCCCTGGATCGCAGGTGTCGGACGAAGAAGGATACGCCCTTATGGAAAAATTTTACGATCCTCGACATACCCTCATCTGCTCCCTGAGCAACGTCTACACCAAGGGGGTCTTCCGATTTCTGAGGGACAGAGGACAGCTTGAAAGGACCGCCAAGGTGATCACCCTAGGGGATGTATCCGATTTTGAGCACCAAA is from Dethiosulfovibrio salsuginis and encodes:
- a CDS encoding LacI family DNA-binding transcriptional regulator; its protein translation is MSVTINHIAIAAKVSKSVVSKVINERPDVAPETREAVLKVIKDLGYVPSNKARNLSLGINKDIAVVLPSDNSVYRNLLFSLYRILSPKGYDLSFHITDHDGDRETEILRSIRANRLMGLIYFIDPDGGHYREKVIAGLNIPSVILGDGPGFSGMDRVLCPESEMTQAMAEIIAAHRGRTLFLSMPESKEYQRRRNDLVKLSLGKAGCPLKDITFCPGSQVSDEEGYALMEKFYDPRHTLICSLSNVYTKGVFRFLRDRGQLERTAKVITLGDVSDFEHQILGCRSISMPVDVLAEEAAKALIDRTEKPKGQPKVIQIPPRIL